A stretch of Manis javanica isolate MJ-LG chromosome 1, MJ_LKY, whole genome shotgun sequence DNA encodes these proteins:
- the RXFP3 gene encoding relaxin-3 receptor 1 → MQVAAATTKATMNKAAGGDEHSELFGLIPYFLQAANTSGNASLQLQDLWWELGLELPDGAAPGHRPGSGGADSADPEARVRILISVVYWVVCALGLTGNLLVLYLMKSKQGWRKSSIDLFVTNLALTDFQFVLTLPFWAVENALDFRWPFGKAMCKIVSIVTSMNMYASVFFLTSMSVARYHSVASALKSHRTRGHGRSDCCGWSLGDSCCFSAKALCILIWASAVLASLPNAMFSTTIKVMGEELCLVRFPDKLLGGDRQFWLGLYHLQKVLLGFVLPLSTISLCYLLLVRFISYRRVAGTEGAASAAAGGLTRVSSQRRSKVTKSVTIVVLAFFLCWLPNQALTTWSILIKFNVVPFSQEYFLCQVYAFPVSVCLAHSNSCLNPILYCLMRREFRKTLKSLLWCIASPSLTSMRPFTATTKPEPEDQGLQALAPLPPAAAEPELLYYPPGVVVYSGGRYDVLPSDSAY, encoded by the coding sequence ATGCAGGTGGCCGCTGCGACCACCAAAGCCACCATGAATAAGGCTGCTGGCGGGGACGAGCACTCAGAACTCTTTGGTCTGATCCCTTACTTTCTGCAGGCAGCCAACACAAGCGGCAATGCGTCGCTTCAGCTGCAGGACTTGTGGTGGGAGCTGGGGCTGGAGTTGCCGGACGGCGCGGCGCCAGGGCATCGCCCTGGCAGCGGCGGGGCAGACAGCGCGGACCCCGAGGCCCGGGTGCGGATCCTCATCAGCGTGGTGTACTGGGTGGTTTGCGCGTTGGGGCTGACGGGCAACCTGCTGGTGCTCTATCTGATGAAAAGTAAGCAGGGCTGGCGCAAGTCCTCTATCGACCTCTTTGTCACCAACCTGGCGCTGACGGACTTTCAGTTCGTGCTCACCCTGCCCTTCTGGGCGGTGGAAAACGCTCTCGACTTCAGATGGCCCTTTGGCAAGGCCATGTGTAAGATCGTATCCATCGTGACGTCCATGAACATGTATGCCAGCGTTTTCTTCCTCACCTCCATGAGCGTGGCACGCTACCACTCGGTGGCCTCGGCTCTCAAGAGCCACCGGACCCGAGGTCACGGCAGAAGCGACTGCTGCGGTTGGAGCCTGGGGGACAGCTGCTGCTTCTCGGCCAAAGCACTGTGCATACTGATCTGGGCCTCAGCTGTGCTGGCCTCCCTGCCCAACGCCATGTTCTCCACCACAATCAAGGTGATGGGTGAGGAGCTGTGCCTGGTGCGCTTCCCGGACAAGTTGTTGGGGGGCGACAGGCAGTTCTGGCTGGGCCTCTACCACTTGCAGAAGGTGCTGCTAGGCTTCGTGCTTCCACTGAGCACCATCAGCCTGTGCTACCTGCTGCTGGTGCGCTTCATCTCCTACCGGCGTGTGGCAGGGACTGAAGGAGCCGCCTCAGCAGCTGCGGGAGGCCTGACCCGAGTCAGCTCCCAGAGAAGGTCCAAGGTCACTAAGTCAGTGACTATCGTGGTCCTAGCCTTCTTCCTGTGTTGGCTGCCCAACCAGGCGCTCACCACCTGGAGTATCCTCATCAAGTTCAACGTGGTGCCCTTCAGCCAAGAGTACTTCTTGTGCCAGGTATACGCGTTCCCGGTGAGCGTGTGCCTGGCTCACTCTAACAGCTGTCTCAACCCCATCCTCTACTGCCTCATGCGCCGCGAGTTCCGCAAAACGCTCAAGAGCCTGCTGTGGTGCATCGCGTCGCCTTCTCTCACCAGCATGCGCCCTTTCACTGCCACCACTAAACCGGAGCCTGAGGATCAGGGGCTGCAGGCCTTGGCTCCTCTCCCTCCGGCGGCCGCGGAGCCGGAGCTGCTTTACTACCCGCCTGGCGTGGTGGTCTACAGTGGGGGCCGCTACGACGTGCTGCCCAGCGACTCTGCCTACTGA